In one Pseudarthrobacter oxydans genomic region, the following are encoded:
- a CDS encoding S8 family serine peptidase: MPLSKRLLGAFGAFVLAAAVLPAAAPAVAAPSAAAFEPQSPGGSERYLVSFAPGADVANEAQGLRSQGVAVGKTFSAAVRGAVITATSGQAAALARSPRISAIAPDAPVSLSETQQSPPWGLDRIDQKALPLSGTFAPPSSGAGVNAYVIDTGVFAAHTDFGGRVTAGWTAVADGLGSGDCNGHGTHVAGTIAGKAFGVAKAATIVPVRVLDCQGSGYDSDVVAGLDWIASHHAAGTPAVANLSLGSGANSVVDAAVRGVISDGVTTVVAAGNTSIDACTRSPARVPEALTVAASDSSDRQAWFSNYGSCVDLYAPGVGILSAGHTSTTATATMNGTSMAAPHVAGAAAVALSQNPGQTPAGISAELTSAAAAGVITGASPGTPNRLVNTGREAWLPAPVVAERDFTGDGLPDLLARDTSGTLWTYPGTGNGLFGWRIKVGDGWNVMTAISAAGDLTGDGKPDLVARDTSGTLWTYPGTGNGLFGWRINVGDGWNVMTAISAAGDLTGDGKPDLVARDTSGTLWTYPGTGNGLFGWRINVGPGWNVMTAISAAGDLTGDGKPDLTARDSDGTLWTYPGTGNGLFGWRINVGPGWNVMTAISAAGDLTGDGKPDLTARDTSGTLWTYPGTGNGVFGWRINVGPGWNVMTAIS, translated from the coding sequence ATGCCATTGTCGAAACGACTCTTGGGCGCGTTTGGCGCCTTTGTGCTGGCGGCCGCTGTTCTGCCTGCAGCCGCGCCGGCTGTTGCGGCACCCTCTGCGGCCGCGTTCGAGCCGCAAAGTCCCGGCGGCAGCGAACGGTACCTGGTCAGCTTCGCCCCGGGCGCCGACGTCGCCAATGAGGCCCAGGGCCTACGCTCCCAAGGCGTGGCCGTGGGAAAAACCTTCTCTGCCGCGGTACGGGGTGCAGTCATCACAGCCACCTCGGGGCAGGCGGCTGCCCTCGCCCGTTCACCCCGGATCTCCGCCATCGCCCCGGATGCGCCCGTTTCCCTGTCCGAGACCCAGCAGTCGCCGCCATGGGGGTTGGACAGGATCGACCAAAAGGCGCTCCCGCTCTCCGGCACCTTCGCGCCGCCGTCCTCCGGGGCCGGCGTCAACGCCTACGTCATCGATACCGGCGTGTTCGCCGCACACACTGATTTTGGCGGACGGGTGACTGCGGGCTGGACCGCCGTTGCTGACGGCCTGGGCAGCGGTGACTGCAACGGCCACGGCACGCACGTGGCCGGCACCATCGCCGGGAAAGCGTTCGGGGTGGCGAAGGCAGCCACCATCGTCCCGGTTCGTGTCCTCGACTGCCAAGGCTCCGGCTATGACTCGGACGTCGTCGCCGGTCTTGACTGGATAGCCTCCCACCATGCCGCGGGCACACCCGCCGTCGCCAACCTCAGCCTTGGCAGCGGCGCCAACAGCGTGGTGGACGCGGCCGTCCGCGGAGTCATTAGCGACGGCGTCACAACAGTTGTGGCTGCCGGCAACACCTCGATAGATGCCTGCACCCGGTCACCGGCACGGGTGCCCGAGGCGCTGACTGTCGCAGCCAGCGATTCCTCGGACCGCCAGGCATGGTTTTCAAACTATGGAAGCTGTGTTGACCTGTATGCGCCCGGCGTCGGCATCCTGTCGGCCGGGCACACCTCGACGACGGCTACGGCCACCATGAACGGCACGTCCATGGCGGCCCCGCACGTTGCGGGTGCAGCTGCGGTTGCCCTGTCCCAGAACCCCGGGCAGACGCCGGCCGGGATCTCCGCCGAACTGACTTCAGCCGCCGCCGCGGGTGTTATCACCGGCGCGTCACCGGGCACCCCCAACCGTCTGGTCAACACGGGGCGTGAGGCGTGGCTGCCGGCTCCTGTCGTGGCAGAACGGGACTTTACCGGAGACGGCCTGCCCGACCTGCTGGCCAGGGACACCAGCGGCACCCTCTGGACCTACCCCGGCACCGGCAACGGCCTCTTCGGCTGGCGCATCAAAGTCGGCGACGGCTGGAACGTCATGACCGCCATCAGCGCCGCCGGCGACCTCACCGGCGACGGCAAACCCGACCTCGTAGCCCGCGACACCAGCGGCACCCTCTGGACCTACCCCGGCACCGGCAACGGCCTCTTCGGCTGGCGCATCAACGTCGGCGACGGCTGGAACGTCATGACCGCCATCAGCGCCGCCGGCGACCTCACCGGCGACGGCAAACCCGACCTCGTAGCCCGCGACACCAGCGGCACCCTCTGGACCTACCCCGGCACCGGCAACGGCCTCTTCGGCTGGCGCATCAACGTCGGCCCCGGCTGGAACGTCATGACCGCCATCAGCGCCGCCGGCGACCTCACCGGCGACGGCAAACCCGACCTCACCGCCCGCGACAGCGACGGCACCCTCTGGACCTACCCCGGCACCGGCAACGGCCTCTTCGGCTGGCGCATCAACGTCGGCCCCGGCTGGAACGTCATGACCGCCATCAGCGCAGCCGGCGACCTCACCGGCGACGGCAAACCCGACCTCACCGCCCGCGACACCAGCGGCACCCTCTGGACCTACCCCGGCACCGGCAACGGCGTCTTCGGCTGGCGCATCAACGTGGGGCCCGGCTGGAACGTCATGACCGCCATCAGCTAG
- a CDS encoding hemerythrin domain-containing protein produces the protein MTDFFTMQPGETAAPLPPGPVLCTGTAAMRRIHRFFLWAYDEAPGLVRSVAPGDTGRAAYVGEVLGNFDKVLHVHHEGEDLLMYPQLAERAPACALHVGLMLEQHRQVTQRLEGIEPVRLRWMQKADAEAGEELAGLYEDLSSVLKVHLRREVTEVMPVVDRVMDQKEMEGVGQHGIEQFDKKFMVAYLGMVLATNPPQDRKELFREIPLPVRLAYRLVGRRMYRRQYATLFPGRPIPETL, from the coding sequence GTGACCGACTTCTTCACCATGCAGCCCGGCGAAACCGCAGCACCCCTGCCGCCGGGGCCGGTCCTCTGCACCGGGACTGCGGCAATGCGGCGCATCCACCGTTTTTTCCTCTGGGCTTACGACGAGGCACCCGGCCTGGTGCGGTCCGTGGCGCCCGGCGATACCGGCCGGGCAGCGTATGTGGGTGAGGTGCTCGGCAACTTCGACAAGGTGCTCCACGTCCACCATGAGGGCGAAGACCTGCTCATGTACCCGCAGCTGGCGGAACGGGCACCGGCCTGCGCCCTGCACGTGGGGCTGATGCTCGAGCAGCACAGGCAGGTCACGCAGCGGCTTGAGGGCATTGAACCTGTCCGCCTGCGCTGGATGCAGAAGGCGGACGCGGAGGCGGGCGAGGAACTCGCCGGCCTTTACGAGGACCTCTCGTCCGTCCTCAAGGTGCACCTGCGGCGCGAGGTCACCGAGGTGATGCCCGTCGTGGACCGGGTGATGGACCAGAAGGAGATGGAAGGGGTGGGCCAGCACGGGATCGAGCAGTTCGACAAGAAGTTCATGGTGGCCTACCTCGGCATGGTGCTGGCCACCAATCCTCCCCAGGACCGGAAGGAACTGTTCAGGGAGATTCCACTGCCGGTCCGGCTTGCCTACCGCCTGGTCGGGCGCCGGATGTACCGCCGGCAGTATGCCACGCTCTTCCCTGGGCGCCCGATTCCCGAGACGCTCTGA